Genomic window (Juglans microcarpa x Juglans regia isolate MS1-56 chromosome 2S, Jm3101_v1.0, whole genome shotgun sequence):
AATTGATCCAGTTACCCATAAGCCATTTTCTCAGATCCTCTCTGATTGTCGAGACATAAGCGGCTTCCAAAACAGCCAAAACCAAATTGGATCTCTCAATAAGAACATGAAGTACTACACATCAGTGCCCACACCAGAACCCTCTTCAGTCCTCACAGTATTTCCAAATACCGATATGATCACGAATAAGCCTGTGATGGAGCAAGTCCAAGATAGCTCCTCTAATGTAAACATCCCCTCATGGCACTGTTTGTCTCAGTTTCAAGTCCTTGACCCAGAAATCATCCAGCCATACTTCTTTAATGAAGCCACCTCTTCTTGTTCATCAACATCTTCTTCTAATGTCACACAGTTAGGCTCGCCACAATCGTATTCTTGTCAACCATCTCACGCGCAAATCACACCATCTTCTTCCTTCAATTGGAGTGAATTCCTCAGTGAACCTCTTCCCCATCTTGGCTTTCAGCCACAGCAAGATCGCCACCTCAAGGGAGTCTTGTCACCAACCAATTGCCCTTCAACTCTAGAGCAAACACCCCAGTTAAACCTTGCTACTGGAAATTATAATTGCCTAAATCGAATTGGACATGAGGGTGGTTTTGGGACATTTGATTTTGGATCCACAAGTGGAGGTCAAACAAACAACAGGTCAGAGGCTTCATCATCTGTGAGTTCATTTGTGGACGCTATTCTGGAACAGGACAGTG
Coding sequences:
- the LOC121252699 gene encoding transcription factor MYB35 gives rise to the protein MGRPPCCDKSNVKRGLWTPEEDAKILAYVSNNGIGNWTLVPQKAGLNRCGKSCRLRWTNYLRPDLKHDGFTPQEEDLIINLHKAIGSRWSHIAKQLPGRTDNDVKNYWNTKLRKKLFKLGIDPVTHKPFSQILSDCRDISGFQNSQNQIGSLNKNMKYYTSVPTPEPSSVLTVFPNTDMITNKPVMEQVQDSSSNVNIPSWHCLSQFQVLDPEIIQPYFFNEATSSCSSTSSSNVTQLGSPQSYSCQPSHAQITPSSSFNWSEFLSEPLPHLGFQPQQDRHLKGVLSPTNCPSTLEQTPQLNLATGNYNCLNRIGHEGGFGTFDFGSTSGGQTNNRSEASSSVSSFVDAILEQDSEMRAEFPDILDGSFDY